Proteins from a single region of Xenopus laevis strain J_2021 chromosome 9_10S, Xenopus_laevis_v10.1, whole genome shotgun sequence:
- the MGC83799 gene encoding MGC83799 protein yields the protein MGGAVSAGQDNDELIDNLKEAQYIRTEAVENAFRAIDRADYYLEEFKQNAYRDLAWKHGNIHLSAPCIYSEVMEALDLQPGLSFLNLGSGTGYLSTMVGLILGPFGINHGVEIHIDVIEYAKEKLDLFVRTSDSFDRFDFCEPSFVAGNCLDIALDCTYDRVYCGAGVQKEHKEYMKNLIKVGGILVLPLEEKLTKITRTGPSSWETKKILAVSFAPLIQPDNAEAAKSKSLRLPLPNICSLQDLTRVTIRRHMKKIISQAPNGRGDGVLKNPPRYKRKRLRRRPLQTVVYLEEGGFVCRIQNSFDVNNNCDDVEDDVTEKDEQGVIETKPDPPVNFLREKILCLPLPVPLKYYLLYYREK from the exons ATGGGGGGAGCGGTGAGCGCTGGACAGGACAATGATGAGCTAATTGATAACCTGAAGGAGGCTCAGTATATTCGAACAGAGGCTGTGGAAAATGCTTTCCGTGCCATTGACCGTGCAGATTATTACCTGGAGGAGTTCAAGCAGAATGCATATAGAGACTTGGCCTGGAAACATGGTAACATCCACCTATCAGCCCCATGCATCTACTCCGAGGTGATGGAGGCCCTCGATCTGCAGCCGGGACTGTCATTCCTAAACCTGGGCAGTGGCACGGGCTACCTGAGCACAATGGTGGGGCTAATCCTGG GGCCCTTTGGCATCAACCACGGAGTAGAAATCCACATTGATGTGATTGAATATGCCAAGGAGAAGCTGGACCTGTTTGTGCGCACTAGTGACAGCTTTGACAG ATTTGACTTCTGTGAACCTTCCTTTGTTGCTGGGAACTGCCTGGACATCGCTTTGGACTGTACGTATGACCGTGTGTACTGTGGTGCCGGGGTGCAGAAGGAACATAAGGAGTATATGAAGAATCTGATCAAGGTTGGCGGGATCCTTGTTCTGCCTTTGGAGGAAAAG cTCACCAAGATCACTCGCACAGGGCCATCCTCCTGGGAAACCAAAAAAATCCTTGCTGTGTCCTTTGCTCCCCTCATACAGCCTGACAATGCAGAAGCTGCAAAGTCAAAGAGTCTGCGACTAC CTCTGCCGAATATCTGCTCCCTCCAGGATCTTACTCGAGTCACCATCAGGAGACACATGAAAAAGATCATAAGCCAAGCTCCAAACGGCCGGGGGGATGGGGTGCTGAAGAACCCACCACGCTACAAGAGAAAAAGATTGCGCAGGCGCCCCTTGCAGACTGTTGTTTATCTGGAAGAGGGAGGCTTCGTTTGCAGGATCCAGAATTCCTTCGATGTTAATAACAACTGTGACGATGTAGAGGATGATGTGACAGAGAAAGACGAGCAGGGGGTTATTGAAACCAAGCCAGACCCCCCTGTTAACTTTCTTCGTGAGAAGATTCTGTGCCTCCCCCTTCCTGTGCCCTTAAAGTACTATCTGCTATATTACCGAGAGAAGTGA